A genomic segment from Salmo trutta chromosome 38, fSalTru1.1, whole genome shotgun sequence encodes:
- the LOC115178583 gene encoding zinc finger protein with KRAB and SCAN domains 7-like, translating into MSEPGCGVPAQRSSQRGPELLSVKLGDCNQTVELNVIVKDEEEEREINEGEEEEREEDRDSVDSGEIPNPDSVNEPSSTESILPPGCGSYPCPQCEKSFSSSTNLKNHQRVHTGEKPFDCSACGKSFSEKVNLKRHERVHSGEKPYHCTQCGKSFNHSGSLKEHERIHTGEKPYHCSLCGKNFRVAGGLKNHQRSHSGEKPYHCTQCGEGFTQLRSLKSHERIPIGGKPACAFNVIVQEEEGERDINVEEKREVEGEEDKSGVVDSALFSQTEENGNYGQCQGVSK; encoded by the exons ATGTCTGAACCAGGTTGTGGTGTTCCAGCCCAGAGAAGCTCACAGCGGGGTCCAGAGTTGCTGTCAGTGAAGCTGGGTGACTGCAATCAAACAGTGGAACTCAATGTGATTGTcaaagacgaggaggaggagagagaaattaatgagggggaggaggaagagcgagaggaGGACAGGGACTCTGTTGACTCAG GAGAGATCCCCAACCCAGACTCAGTCAACGAGCCCAGTTCCACAGAATCAATACTACCACCTGGTTGTGGGAGTTACCCCTGTCCTCAATGTGAGAAGAGTTTCAGTTCCTCAACTAACCTGAAGAATCATCAAAGAGTACACACTGGAGAAAAACCTTTTGACTGCTCAgcgtgtgggaagagtttcagtgAGAAAGTAAACCTTAAGAGACACGAGAGAGTACAtagtggagagaagccttaccactgcacccaatgtgggaagagcttcaatcattCTGGAAGCCTTAAGGaacatgagagaatacatacaggggagaagccttaccactgctctctgTGTGGAAAGAATTTTCGTGTCGCAGGAGGCCTAAAGAATCATCAGAGATCACAcagtggagagaagccttatcactgcacTCAGTGTGGGGAGGGATTCACTCAGCTAAGAAGTCTTAAAAGTCATGAGAGAATACCCATTGGAGGGAAGCCTGCCTGTGCTTTCAATGTAATTGTccaagaggaggagggtgagagggacATCAAtgtggaggaaaagagagaagttgagggagaggaggacaaaAGTGGTGTagtagacagtgcat
- the LOC115178584 gene encoding zinc finger protein 250-like, with amino-acid sequence MSEPGCGVPAQRSSQRGPELLSVKLGDCNQTVELNVIVKEEEEDREINEGEEEEREEDRDSVDSGERPNPDSVNKPTSTASRLPGCGSYPCLQCGKCFSSSINLKNHQRVHTGEKPFDCSACGKSFSEKVNLKRHERVHNGKKPYHGTTCGKSFNHSGSLKKHQRLHAWEKPYHCSLCGKCFSRAGDLKTHKKSHSGKKPTCTFNVIVKEEEEEEDDEKEIDKEKREEEENSVVVDPRTSRLPSRGSYPCPQCGKSFSSSGNLKNHQCVHTGEKPFYSATCGKSFSVKVNLTRHEIVHSGEKPYHCTKCGKSFNHSGSLTHKRVHTGEKPYHCSLCGEGFTQLRSLKSHERISIGGKPACAFNVIVQEEDEGEKKEVEDKGDKSGVVDSACQSKKRGVRSKELSVELRDRIVSRHSCDVGKNN; translated from the exons ATGTCTGAACCAGGTTGTGGTGTTCCAGCCCAGAGAAGCTCACAGCGGGGTCCAGAGTTGCTGTCAGTGAAGCTGGGTGACTGCAATCAAACAGTGGAACTCAATGTGAttgtcaaagaggaggaggaggacagagaaatcaatgagggggaggaggaagagcgagaggaGGACAGGGACTCTGTTGACTCAG GAGAGCGCCCCAACCCAGACTCAGTCAACAAGCCCACTTCCACAGCATCAAGACTACCTGGTTGTGGGAGTTACCCCTGTCTtcaatgtggaaagtgtttcaGTTCCTCAATTAATCTAAAGAATCATCAAAgagtacacactggagagaaaccttttgactgctcagcatgtgggaagagtttcagtgAGAAAGTAAACCTTAAGAGACACGAGAGAGTACATAATGGAAAGAAGCCTTACCACGGCACCacatgtgggaagagcttcaatcattCAGGAAGCCTTAAGAAACATCAGCGACTACATGCATGGGAGAAACCTTACCATTGCTCTCTTTGTGGGAAGTGTTTCAGTCGAGCAGGAGACCTGAAAACTCATAAGAAATCACACAGTGGAAAGAAGCCTACCTGTACTTTCAATGTGAttgtcaaagaggaggaggaggaggaggatgatgagaaGGAAATTGATAAGgaaaagagggaagaggaggaaaatAGTGTTGTAGTTGACCCACGTACATCAAGACTACCTAGTCGTGGGAGTTATCCCTGccctcaatgtggaaagagtttcagtTCCTCAGGTAATCTAAAGAATCACCAGTgtgtacacactggagagaaaccattCTACAGTGCCacatgtgggaagagtttcagtgtAAAAGTCAACCTCACAAGGCATGAGATAGTACAtagtggagagaagccttaccactgcaccaaatgtgggaagagcttcaatcattCTGGAAGCCTTACACATAAAAGAGTacatacaggggagaagccttaccattgcTCTCTGTGTGGGGAGGGATTCACTCAGCTAAGAAGTCTTAAAAGTCATGAGAGAATTTCCATTGGAGGGAAGCCTGCCTGTGCTTTCAATGTAATTGTccaagaggaggatgagggagaaaAGAAAGAAGTTGAGGATAAGGGGGACAAAAGTGGTGTagtagacagtgcatgtcagagcaaaaagcgaggtgtgaggtcaaaggaattgtctgtagagctccgagacaggattgtgtcgaggcacag CTGTGATGTAGGCAAGAATAACTAA
- the LOC115177633 gene encoding uncharacterized protein LOC115177633: MSEPSSGCGIPVQRSSQPGPETVSVKLEDCVSVKLEDCSQTLELNVIVKKEAKGDVKEEQSEIKEDKEEGEKREVQVEEERNADMSLPGESSNSGSLSEPSTTVSGNHRQHRGRNSRQKHHHCMDCFTSFYEPEELRKHTCKDRSHSATCPPKRKKTSSSFSPILPPVLPQFSFIIVSANGDPSKHKDICDESLNQARKPTSISNHVDFLLTNRYTLSQEEKLQIKSLGPHQPPDVEITLPQHRTKGKDPTRSFNPSWFHKKSWLTASVSKKALYCFPCLLFGKEGTWSTVGFKDLKHLSERISKHESCCTHLENGMKLGFLGKTNTAGQLVSVNPSSIEIHNRQTEENRYVLGRMVKCYVLCGRHMAATWRSGRVESDSLNTSMFKCIFETMCEGDSRLQRHYDAHGFFKHPRGYVQNKLFDCMHEVYKEAITKEVWAASFVAVQVDGMPWTGEVSSRVTLPLATDLGSASPIPTLTISVENAILAQDQLLGLTIYSCTPQQVSVVLRYMLPDNTVTERFWEFVDLKDKTAAGLTNAVKDSLEPLKLEHKLIAQTYDGVAAAAAVDGADVRDLETHLKRTYPNANFVHCYAHPLRVTLQQICSATATQLKVFFADLSLFETFFKDQPKRATAAGWNCERETVSVVWENRVALQKCVEDIRTQPVWDQDSIREAYGLSAKLRDPTFLQLLELFYLVMQEVDVLTVNILKRDIVVADIEQAVDSFEKYVQAQQGRAEATAHVGPMSDNDKRDTKRTAAVMRKACDIIVTHVHHRFSQSSDHLIAAKLVNPTLFSKFVGCFPCSALQCAAKLWPVVNTGKLKDELTSLYQHTELHRGTTALSLLKTISELNLQDVLSETVSLLKIIITTPMQTAESDRRFPTLKRIQALPCSRNTSGSAVAWQQNNGRLNALSMLSVEKDFIQGLRSDFHDKVVDKFVRNKTCPGAFLFK, translated from the coding sequence GAGAGAGCTCCAACTCAGGCTCACTCAGCGAGCCCAGTACCACAGTATCAGGAAACCACCGACAACATAGAGGGAGGAACTCAAGACAGAAACATCACCACTGCATGGACTGCTTCACTAGTTTCTATGAGCCAGAGGAGTTGAGAAAACACACTTGTAAAGACCGCAGCCACAGTGCAACATGTCCTCCCAAACGGAAAAAGACTTCCAGCTCCTTCTCACCAATCCTCCCACCAGTCCTCCCACAATTTTCTTTCATCATCGTGTCAGCTAACGGGGATCCTAGTAAACATAAAGATATATGTGATGAGAGCTTGAACCAGGCCAGAAAACCAACATCAATCAGTAACCATGTGGATTTTCTCCTTACTAACCGTTACACTTTGTCGCAGGAGGAGAAACTCCAGATAAAAAGTCTCGGTCCCCACCAGCCACCTGATGTAGAAATAACACTTCCCCAACACAGAACAAAGGGAAAGGACCCGACCCGTTCATTCAACCCCTCGTGGTTCCATAAGAAATCGTGGCTGACAGCTAGCGTCTCCAAAAAAGCGCTTTACTGCTTCCCTTGCCTTTTATTCGGCAAAGAGGGCACTTGGTCAACGGTGGGTTTCAAGGATCTGAAGCACCTCTCCGAAAGGATTTCGAAACATGAGAGTTGTTGTACTCATCTGGAAAACGGCATGAAACTGGGATTTCTAGGGAAGACTAACACCGCTGGTCAGCTGGTCAGCGTAAACCCAAGCTCCATTGAGAtacacaacagacaaacagaggagAACAGGTACGTGCTGGGTAGAATGGTCAAATGCTACGTGCTGTGTGGGAGACACATGGCTGCCACGTGGCGGAGCGGCCGGGTCGAGTCGGACTCTCTAAACACATCCATGTTTAAGTGCATCTTTGAGACGATGTGCGAGGGAGACTCGAGACTCCAGAGGCATTACGACGCTCACGGCTTCTTTAAGCACCCAAGAGGCTATGTACAAAACAAACTGTTTGACTGTATGCACGAGGTGTACAAAGAGGCGATTACCAAGGAGGTGTGGGCGGCTAGCTTCGTAGCGGTGCAGGTGGACGGCATGCCGTGGACAGGGGAGGTCTCCTCTAGGGTGACATTACCCctagctacagatctaggatcagcgtCTCCAATCCCAACCTTGACCATTAGTGTGGAAAATGCCATACTGGCCCAAGATCAGCTTCTTGGACTAACAATCTACTCCTGTACGCCACAGCAGGTCTCTGTCGTGCTACGGTACATGCTTCCAGACAATACCGTCACAGAGAGGTTTTGGGAGTTTGTGGACCTAAAGGATAAAACGGCCGCCGGTCTCACCAACGCAGTCAAGGACTCGCTGGAACCACTGAAACTGGAGCACAAGCTGATCGCTCAGACGTACGACGGGGTCGCGGCGGCAGCAGCAGTGGACGGGGCCGACGTACGCGACCTGGAAACTCACCTGAAACGCACCTATCCCAACGCTAACTTTGTGCACTGTTACGCTCACCCGCTACGTGTCACACTCCAGCAGATCTGCTCGGCGACAGCGACCCAACTCAAAGTGTTTTTTGCGGATTTGTCTTTGTTCGAGACCTTCTTCAAAGATCAGCCAAAGAGAGCTACAGCTGCAGGGTGGAACTGTGAGCGAGAAACAGTCAGTGTGGTTTGGGAGAATCGCGTTGCTCTTCAGAAGTGTGTGGAGGATATTAGGACACAGCCGGTGTGGGACCAGGACTCTATCAGAGAGGCTTATGGCCTGTCAGCCAAACTCAGGGACCCCACGTTCCTACAACTGCTGGAATTATTCTATTTGGTCATGCAAGAGGTGGATGTTCTCACTGTCAATATACTCAAAAGGGACATTGTCGTGGCGGACATCGAACAGGCAGTTGATAGTTTCGAGAAGTACGTTCAGGCCCAACAGGGGAGAGCTGAGGCCACAGCACACGTAGGCCCCATGTCGGAcaacgacaagagagacacaaagagaacTGCCGCGGTCATGAGGAAGGCATGTGACATCATCGTCACACATGTGCATCACAGGTTTTCTCAAAGTAGTGACCATTTAATCGCAGCCAAACTGGTGAATCCCACGCTCTTCTCTAAGTTCGTAGGCTGTTTCCCGTGCTCAGCCCTACAGTGTGCTGCCAAGCTATGGCCGGTGGTTAACACTGGGAAGCTGAAAGATGAATTGACCTCTCTGTACCAACACACGGAGCTCCACAGGGGTACAACAGCGCTGTCTTTACTGAAAACAATCAGCGAACTCAACCTCCAGGATGTTTTGTCAGAGACGGTCTCTCTTCTCAAAATCATCATCACCACTCCCATGCAGACCGCCGAGTCTGATAGAAGGTTCCCCACTCTGAAAAGAATCCAGGCGTTGCCGTGTTCTCGGAACACCTCGGGATCCGCGGTCGCTTGGCAACAGAACAATGGCAGGCTAAATGCACTGTCCATGCTCTCTGTCGAGAAGGACTTCATTCAAGGACTCAGGTCAGACTTTCACGACAAGGTCGTCGATAAGTTTGTCCGAAATAAAACCTGCCCTGGAGCCTTCCTGTTTAAATGA